A window of Silurus meridionalis isolate SWU-2019-XX chromosome 4, ASM1480568v1, whole genome shotgun sequence contains these coding sequences:
- the tent5aa gene encoding terminal nucleotidyltransferase 5A, whose product MAEEDGGMASPTECGAPRGNSFSVLNWEQVQRLDSILTETIPIHGRGNFPTLEMQPRQIVKAVRSRLEQSEIRVRDVRLNGSAASHVLHEDSGLGYKDLDLIFCAELKGESEFQMVKDIVLDCLLDFLPEGVNKEKITPLTLKEAYVQKMVKVCNDSDRWSLISLSNNRGKNVELKFVDSLRRQFEFSVDSFQIKLDSLLLFYECSENPMAKTFHPSIIGESVYGDFSMALEHLRNKLICTRNPEEIRGGGLLKYCHLLVRGFRADSESEMKSLQRYMCSRFFIDFSDINEQQRKLESYLQNHFVGLEDRKYDYLMTLHGVVNESTVCLMGHERRQTLGLIAMLAVRVLAEQNVIPNVANVTCYYQPAPYVADANFSNYYIAQVQPVFACQQHTYSTWLPCN is encoded by the exons ATGGCCGAGGAGGACGGTGGCATGGCGAGTCCAACGGAGTGCGGCGCTCCGAGGGGGAACAGCTTCAGCGTGCTCAACTGGGAGCAGGTGCAGCGGCTGGACAGCATACTGACCGAGACCATTCCGATCCACGGCCGGGGCAACTTCCCCACGCTGGAGATGCAGCCGCGGCAGATCGTGAAGGCGGTGCGGAGTCGCCTGGAGCAGAGTGAGATACGGGTGCGCGACGTGCGTCTCAACGGCTCAGCCGCCAGCCACGTGCTGCACGAAGACAGCGGCCTCGGCTACAAGGACCTGGACCTGATCTTCTGCGCCGAGCTTAAAGGCGAGAGCGAGTTCCAGATGGTCAAGGACATAGTGCTGGACTGTCTACTCGACTTCCTCCCAGAAGGAGTCAACAAGGAGAAAATTACACCATTGACCCTAAAG GAAGCTTATGTTCAGAAGATGGTGAAAGTATGCAATGACTCGGACCGTTGGAGCCTCATCTCACTCTCCAACAACAGAGGCAAGAATGTGGAGCTGAAGTTTGTTGACTCGTTGCGGCGGCAGTTTGAGTTCAGCGTGGACTCGTTTCAGATCAAGCTAGACTCTCTGCTTCTGTTTTATGAATGTTCGGAGAACCCGATGGCCAAAACGTTCCACCCGAGCATTAttggtgagagtgtgtatggagaCTTCAGCATGGCCCTGGAGCACCTCCGCAACAAGTTGATCTGCACAAGGAACCCGGAGGAGATCCGTGGTGGTGGCCTGCTCAAGTACTGCCATCTACTGGTGAGGGGCTTTCGAGCAGACTCGGAGAGCGAGATGAAGTCTCTGCAGCGCTACATGTGCTCACGCTTCTTCATTGACTTCTCTGACATCAACGAGCAGCAGCGCAAACTGGAATCCTACCTCCAGAACCATTTCGTGGGCTTGGAGGATCGCAAATACGACTATCTGATGACGCTGCACGGGGTGGTAAATGAAAGCACGGTGTGCCTGATGGGACATGAGAGGCGGCAGACATTAGGGCTCATCGCCATGCTGGCTGTTCGTGTGCTGGCAGAGCAGAACGTCATACCCAATGTGGCAAACGTCACCTGCTACTACCAGCCCGCCCCATATGTAGCCGATGCTAACTTCAGCAATTACTATATTGCCCAGGTGCAGCCAGTGTTCGCTTGCCAGCAGCACACATACTCAACCTGGTTACCTTGCAACTGA